In a genomic window of Streptomyces sp. SJL17-4:
- a CDS encoding TetR/AcrR family transcriptional regulator has protein sequence MATTPTTTRTATGRTDAPTRREQILKEAARLFAERGFHGVGVDEIGAAVGISGPGLYRHFPGKDAMLAELLVGISERLLDGGLLRAGETTGDPEALLGALIDGHIDFALDDRPLITLHDRELDRLKDEDRKRVRQLQRQYVELWVAVVRELYPDAGESEARTAVHAVFGLLNSTPHLAALGRGPMESLLRRLAHGAFGALAG, from the coding sequence ATGGCCACCACCCCGACCACGACCAGGACCGCCACCGGCAGGACCGATGCCCCGACGCGGCGCGAGCAGATCCTCAAAGAGGCCGCCCGCCTCTTCGCCGAGCGTGGCTTCCACGGCGTGGGCGTGGACGAGATAGGGGCCGCGGTCGGCATCAGCGGCCCCGGTCTCTACCGTCACTTCCCCGGCAAGGACGCGATGCTCGCCGAGCTCCTCGTCGGCATCAGCGAGCGCCTCCTCGACGGCGGTCTGCTCCGGGCCGGCGAGACGACCGGCGACCCCGAGGCCCTGCTCGGCGCCCTCATCGACGGGCACATCGACTTCGCCCTCGACGACCGCCCGCTGATCACCCTCCACGACCGCGAGCTCGACCGCCTGAAGGACGAGGACCGCAAGCGCGTACGGCAGCTCCAGCGGCAGTACGTGGAACTGTGGGTGGCGGTGGTGCGGGAGCTGTACCCGGACGCGGGGGAATCGGAGGCGCGGACGGCCGTCCACGCCGTCTTCGGCCTCCTCAACTCGACCCCCCACCTCGCGGCCCTCGGTCGCGGCCCGATGGAATCCCTGCTGCGCCGCCTCGCCCATGGGGCGTTCGGGGCGCTGGCCGGCTAG
- a CDS encoding lysine N(6)-hydroxylase/L-ornithine N(5)-oxygenase family protein — protein sequence MSTPETTEIHDFIGIGLGPFNLGLACLTEPIQELNGLFLESKPDFEWHSGMFLEGAHLQTPFMSDLVTMADPTSRYSFLNYLKDKGRLYSFYIRENFYPLRTEYNDYCRWAAGRLSSVRFSTTVATVTFDETAEVYVVTTEAGETFRSRRLVLGTGTPAYVPETCQGLGGDLIHNSRYLPNKEELQKKKSITLVGSGQSAAEIYYDLLSEIDVHGYQLNWVTRSPRFFPLEYTKLTLEMTSPEYVDYFHALPEQTRYRLETQQKGLFKGIDGELIDAIFDLLYRKNLNGPVPTRLLTNSALHAAAYDDTSGTYTLGFRQEEQEKDFTLDTEGLILATGYKYAVPAFLEPVRDRLNWDGQGRFDVARNYAIDTTGRGVFLQNASVHTHSITSPDLGMGAYRNAYIIGAMLGYEYYPVEKTIAFQEFAA from the coding sequence TTGTCCACGCCTGAGACGACCGAGATCCACGACTTCATCGGCATCGGACTCGGTCCGTTCAACCTCGGACTCGCCTGCCTGACCGAGCCGATCCAGGAGCTGAACGGCCTCTTCCTGGAGTCGAAGCCCGACTTCGAATGGCACTCGGGGATGTTCCTCGAAGGCGCCCACCTCCAGACCCCGTTCATGTCGGACCTGGTCACGATGGCCGACCCGACCTCGCGGTACTCCTTCCTGAACTACCTGAAGGACAAGGGCCGGCTGTACTCGTTCTACATCCGCGAGAACTTCTACCCGCTGCGGACCGAGTACAACGACTACTGCCGCTGGGCCGCCGGGCGCCTCTCCTCCGTCCGCTTCTCGACGACCGTCGCGACCGTGACGTTCGACGAGACCGCCGAGGTGTACGTGGTGACCACCGAGGCCGGAGAAACGTTCCGCTCGCGTCGTCTGGTCCTCGGCACCGGCACCCCGGCGTACGTCCCCGAGACCTGCCAGGGCCTCGGCGGCGACCTCATCCACAACTCGCGCTACCTCCCGAACAAGGAGGAGCTCCAGAAGAAGAAGTCGATCACCCTGGTCGGCAGCGGCCAGAGCGCCGCCGAGATCTACTACGACCTCCTCAGCGAGATCGACGTCCACGGCTACCAGCTGAACTGGGTGACCCGCTCCCCCCGCTTCTTCCCCCTCGAATACACCAAGCTCACCCTGGAGATGACCTCCCCGGAGTACGTGGACTACTTCCATGCCCTCCCCGAGCAGACCCGCTACCGCCTGGAGACCCAGCAGAAGGGCCTCTTCAAGGGCATCGACGGCGAGCTGATCGACGCCATCTTCGACCTGCTCTACCGGAAGAACCTGAACGGCCCCGTGCCCACCCGGCTCCTCACCAACTCCGCGCTGCACGCCGCCGCGTACGACGACACCAGCGGCACGTACACCCTCGGCTTCCGCCAGGAGGAGCAGGAGAAGGACTTCACCCTGGACACCGAGGGCCTGATCCTCGCCACCGGGTACAAGTACGCCGTCCCCGCCTTCCTGGAGCCGGTCCGCGACCGCCTCAACTGGGACGGCCAGGGCCGCTTCGACGTGGCCCGCAACTACGCGATCGACACGACGGGCCGCGGGGTGTTCCTGCAGAACGCCTCCGTGCACACCCACTCGATCACCTCGCCCGACCTCGGCATGGGGGCGTACCGCAACGCGTACATCATCGGGGCGATGCTGGGCTACGAGTACTACCCCGTCGAGAAGACCATCGCTTTCCAGGAGTTCGCCGCATGA
- a CDS encoding hydroxymethylglutaryl-CoA lyase, with the protein MTAAGLPMVVPDPALPARVRIHEVGARDGLQNEKGAVPTGVKAEFIRRLAAAGLSTVEATSFVHPKWVPQLADAEELFPLVRDLPVRLPVLVPNERGLDRALALGVREIAVFASATESFAKANLNRTVDEALALFAPTVTRAIEAGLKVRGYLSMCFGDPWEGAVPVEQVVRVTKALAEMGCDELSLGDTIGVATPGHVEALLTALDEAGVPTSRIAVHFHDTYGQALSNTLAALRHGVTTVDASAGGLGGCPYAKSATGNLATEDLVWMLDGLGIETGVDLAALTATSVWMADQLGRPSPSRTVRALSHKE; encoded by the coding sequence ATGACCGCCGCCGGACTGCCCATGGTGGTGCCCGATCCCGCCCTGCCGGCCCGGGTACGGATCCACGAGGTCGGCGCGCGCGACGGCCTGCAGAACGAGAAGGGCGCCGTCCCGACCGGCGTGAAGGCGGAGTTCATCCGGCGGCTGGCCGCCGCCGGGCTCTCCACCGTCGAGGCGACCAGCTTCGTGCACCCCAAGTGGGTGCCCCAGCTGGCCGACGCGGAGGAGCTGTTCCCGCTGGTCCGCGACCTCCCCGTCCGTCTCCCCGTCCTCGTGCCGAACGAGCGCGGTCTCGACCGCGCCCTCGCCCTCGGCGTCCGTGAGATCGCCGTCTTCGCCTCCGCCACGGAGTCCTTCGCGAAGGCCAACCTCAACCGGACCGTGGACGAGGCCCTCGCCCTCTTCGCCCCGACGGTCACCCGTGCCATAGAGGCGGGGCTCAAGGTCCGCGGCTATCTGTCGATGTGCTTCGGCGACCCCTGGGAGGGCGCCGTCCCCGTCGAGCAGGTCGTCCGCGTCACCAAGGCCCTGGCCGAGATGGGCTGCGACGAGCTGAGCCTCGGCGACACCATCGGGGTCGCCACCCCCGGGCATGTCGAAGCCCTGCTGACCGCGCTCGACGAGGCCGGCGTGCCCACCTCCCGTATCGCCGTGCACTTCCACGACACCTACGGCCAGGCCCTCTCCAACACCCTCGCCGCCCTGCGCCACGGGGTGACGACGGTCGACGCCTCCGCCGGCGGCCTCGGCGGCTGCCCGTACGCGAAGAGCGCGACCGGCAATCTCGCCACCGAGGATCTCGTGTGGATGCTCGACGGTCTCGGCATCGAGACCGGGGTCGATCTGGCCGCCCTCACCGCCACAAGCGTGTGGATGGCCGACCAGCTGGGCCGCCCCAGCCCTTCCCGTACCGTCCGCGCCCTCTCCCACAAGGAGTGA
- a CDS encoding acyl-CoA dehydrogenase family protein produces MSLDHRLTAEHEELRRTVEAFAHDVVAPKIGDYYERHEFPYEIVREMGRMGLFGLPFPEEYGGMGGDYLALGIALEELARVDSSVAITLEAGVSLGAMPVYLFGTDEQKREWLPRLCAGELLGAFGLTEPGAGSDAGGTRTTAVRDGDEWVINGSKCFITNSGTDITGLVTVTAVTGRKPDGRPLISSIIVPSGTPGFTVAAPYSKVGWNASDTRELSFDDVRVPVGNLLGEEGRGYAQFLRILDEGRVAIAALATGLAQGCVDESVKYAKERHAFGRPIGDNQAIQFKIADMEMRAHMARIGWRDAASRLVLGEPFKKEAAIAKLYSSTVAVDNAREATQIHGGYGFMNEYPVARMWRDSKILEIGEGTSEVQRMLIARELGLQA; encoded by the coding sequence ATGTCTCTCGACCACCGGCTCACCGCAGAGCACGAGGAACTCCGCCGTACCGTCGAGGCGTTCGCGCACGACGTCGTGGCGCCGAAGATCGGCGACTACTACGAGCGGCACGAGTTCCCGTACGAGATCGTCCGCGAGATGGGCCGCATGGGCCTGTTCGGGCTGCCGTTCCCCGAGGAGTACGGCGGCATGGGCGGCGACTACCTGGCGCTCGGCATCGCCCTGGAGGAGCTGGCCCGGGTCGACTCCTCCGTCGCGATCACCCTGGAGGCGGGCGTCTCGCTCGGCGCGATGCCCGTGTACCTCTTCGGTACGGACGAGCAGAAGCGCGAGTGGCTGCCGAGGCTCTGCGCGGGCGAGCTGCTCGGCGCCTTCGGTCTCACCGAGCCCGGCGCGGGCAGTGACGCGGGCGGCACCCGCACCACCGCCGTGCGCGACGGCGACGAGTGGGTCATCAACGGTTCGAAGTGCTTCATCACCAACTCCGGTACGGACATCACGGGTCTGGTGACGGTCACGGCGGTCACCGGCCGCAAGCCCGACGGCCGACCGCTGATCTCCTCGATCATCGTCCCCTCCGGCACCCCCGGCTTCACCGTCGCCGCCCCGTACTCGAAGGTCGGCTGGAACGCCTCGGACACCCGTGAGCTGTCCTTCGACGACGTCCGGGTCCCGGTGGGGAACCTGCTCGGCGAGGAGGGCCGCGGGTACGCGCAGTTCCTGCGGATCCTGGACGAGGGCCGGGTCGCGATCGCCGCCCTTGCGACGGGTCTGGCGCAGGGCTGTGTCGACGAGTCGGTGAAGTACGCGAAGGAACGTCACGCCTTCGGCCGGCCGATCGGCGACAACCAGGCCATCCAGTTCAAGATCGCCGACATGGAGATGCGGGCGCACATGGCCCGGATCGGCTGGCGGGACGCGGCCTCGCGGCTGGTCCTCGGCGAGCCGTTCAAGAAGGAGGCGGCGATCGCGAAGCTGTACTCCTCGACGGTGGCCGTGGACAACGCCCGTGAGGCGACCCAGATCCACGGCGGCTACGGCTTCATGAACGAGTACCCGGTGGCCCGGATGTGGCGCGACTCGAAGATCCTGGAGATCGGCGAGGGCACGAGCGAGGTCCAGCGGATGCTGATCGCCCGGGAGTTGGGCCTCCAGGCCTGA
- a CDS encoding acetyl/propionyl/methylcrotonyl-CoA carboxylase subunit alpha, with translation MFDTVLVANRGEIAVRVIRTLRALGVRSVAVYSDADADARHVREADTAVRIGPPPASESYLSVEALLDAAARTGAQAVHPGYGFLAENAGFAQACADAGLVFIGPPASAISLMGDKIRAKETVKTAGVPVVPGAADPELVEAARKLGAPVLLKPSAGGGGKGMRLVRDLAVLDEEIASARREARASFGDDTLLVERWIDRPRHIEIQVLADAHGNVIHLGERECSLQRRHQKIIEEAPSVLLTPELRASMGAAAVEAARSCGYVGAGTVEFIVPGGDPSSYYFMEMNTRLQVEHPVTELITGIDLVEWQLRVAAGERLPFTQDEIRLDGWAIEARICAEDPSRGFLPSGGTVLALNEPQGNGVRTDSGLSQGTEVSSLYDPMLSKVIVHAEDRPTALRKLRAALADLTTLGVPTNAGFLRRLLAHEAVVAGDLDTGLVEREAENLIDAGVPQEVYAAAAAVRLAELAPAPRDGWTDPFSVPSGFRLGGTPMVPAFSLRVPGLEPVTRRAADDARVTDTTVHVTVDGVTHTFHRAGDWLGREGDSWHVMDHDPVEAALSGARHGGADTLAAPMPGTVTVVKVAVGDEVEAGQSLLVVEAMKMEHVISAPHAGTVTELDVTPGTTVAMDQILAVVKPRDEEDA, from the coding sequence ATGTTCGACACAGTCCTTGTGGCCAACCGGGGCGAGATCGCGGTCCGTGTCATCCGCACGCTGCGGGCCCTGGGTGTACGTTCGGTGGCGGTGTACAGCGACGCGGACGCCGACGCCCGGCACGTACGGGAGGCGGACACGGCGGTACGCATCGGTCCGCCGCCGGCCTCGGAGTCGTACCTGTCGGTGGAGGCACTGCTCGACGCGGCCGCCCGGACGGGCGCGCAGGCCGTCCACCCCGGCTACGGCTTCCTGGCCGAGAACGCCGGGTTCGCGCAGGCCTGCGCGGACGCGGGCCTGGTCTTCATCGGCCCCCCGGCCTCCGCGATCTCGCTGATGGGCGACAAGATCCGGGCGAAGGAAACGGTGAAGACGGCGGGCGTCCCCGTCGTGCCCGGCGCGGCCGACCCCGAACTGGTCGAGGCGGCCCGGAAGTTGGGGGCGCCCGTTCTGCTCAAGCCGTCCGCCGGCGGTGGCGGCAAGGGGATGCGGCTCGTCCGGGACCTCGCAGTCCTGGACGAGGAGATCGCGTCCGCGCGCCGTGAGGCCCGCGCGTCGTTCGGCGACGACACGCTGCTGGTGGAGCGGTGGATCGACCGCCCCCGGCACATCGAGATCCAGGTCCTGGCGGACGCCCACGGCAACGTGATCCACCTCGGCGAGCGCGAGTGCTCGCTCCAGCGCCGCCACCAGAAGATCATCGAAGAGGCACCCAGCGTCCTGCTGACTCCGGAGCTCCGGGCGTCGATGGGCGCGGCGGCGGTCGAGGCGGCCCGGTCCTGCGGCTATGTGGGCGCGGGCACGGTCGAGTTCATCGTCCCGGGCGGCGACCCCTCCTCGTACTACTTCATGGAGATGAACACCCGCCTCCAGGTCGAACACCCGGTCACGGAGCTGATCACGGGTATCGACCTGGTGGAGTGGCAGCTGAGGGTGGCGGCGGGCGAGCGGCTCCCCTTCACGCAGGACGAGATCCGGCTGGACGGCTGGGCGATCGAGGCCCGCATCTGCGCCGAGGACCCCTCCCGCGGCTTCCTCCCGTCGGGCGGTACGGTCCTGGCGCTGAACGAGCCGCAGGGCAACGGCGTCCGCACCGACTCCGGCCTCTCGCAGGGCACGGAGGTCTCCTCCCTCTACGACCCGATGCTCTCGAAGGTCATCGTCCACGCCGAGGACCGCCCCACGGCCCTCCGTAAACTCCGCGCGGCCCTCGCCGACCTGACGACCCTGGGCGTCCCCACGAACGCAGGCTTCCTCCGAAGGCTCCTCGCCCACGAGGCCGTGGTGGCGGGCGACCTGGACACGGGTCTGGTGGAACGGGAGGCGGAGAACCTGATCGACGCCGGGGTCCCGCAGGAGGTGTACGCGGCGGCTGCCGCCGTACGCCTCGCGGAGCTGGCCCCGGCGCCCCGGGACGGCTGGACCGACCCGTTCTCGGTGCCGAGCGGCTTCCGGCTGGGCGGCACCCCGATGGTCCCGGCCTTCTCGCTGCGCGTACCGGGCCTCGAACCCGTCACTCGCCGGGCCGCCGACGACGCCCGGGTCACCGACACCACCGTGCACGTGACCGTCGACGGTGTCACCCACACCTTCCACCGCGCAGGCGACTGGCTCGGCCGTGAAGGCGACTCCTGGCACGTCATGGACCACGACCCCGTCGAGGCCGCGCTCTCCGGCGCCCGGCACGGCGGCGCCGACACGCTCGCCGCGCCCATGCCCGGCACGGTCACCGTCGTGAAGGTGGCCGTCGGGGACGAGGTCGAGGCCGGGCAGAGCCTGCTCGTCGTCGAGGCGATGAAGATGGAGCACGTCATCTCCGCCCCGCACGCCGGCACCGTCACCGAGCTGGACGTCACACCCGGCACCACCGTCGCCATGGACCAGATCCTGGCCGTGGTGAAGCCCCGCGACGAGGAGGACGCATGA
- a CDS encoding carboxyl transferase domain-containing protein — translation MQQAPVLTSAADPASPAWQANEAAHHELAATLRAKLAAAALGGGERSRARHTARGKLLPRDRVDTLLDAGSPFLELAPLAANGMYGDAAPAAGVIAGIGRVSGRECVIVANDATVKGGTYYPMTVKKHLRAQEVALENRLPCLYLVDSGGAFLPMQDEVFPDREHFGRIFYNQARMSGAGIPQIAAVLGSCTAGGAYVPAMSDEAVIVRNQGTIFLGGPPLVKAATGEVVTAEELGGGEVHSRISGVTDHLAEDDAHALRIVRNIVATLPERGALPWSVEPVEEPKVDPYGLYGAVPVDSRTPYDVREVIARVVDGSRFQEFKSEYGQTLVTGFARIHGHPVGIVANNGILFAESAQKGAHFIELCDQRGIPLVFLQNITGFMVGKAYEHGGIAKHGAKMVTAVATTRVPKLTVVVGGSYGAGNYSMCGRAYSPRFLWMWPNAKISVMGGEQAASVLATVKRDQLGDDWSAQDEEAFKAPIREQYETQGSAYYATARLWDDGVIDPLETRQVLGLALTACANAPLGDPQFGVFRM, via the coding sequence ATGCAGCAGGCACCTGTGCTGACGAGTGCGGCGGACCCCGCCTCGCCGGCCTGGCAGGCGAACGAGGCGGCGCACCATGAGCTGGCGGCGACCCTGCGTGCCAAGCTCGCGGCGGCGGCGCTGGGTGGTGGTGAGAGGTCCCGGGCGCGGCATACCGCGCGGGGGAAGCTGCTGCCGAGGGACCGGGTGGACACTCTGCTCGACGCGGGCTCGCCGTTCCTGGAGCTGGCGCCGCTGGCGGCGAACGGGATGTACGGGGATGCTGCCCCGGCGGCGGGTGTGATCGCGGGCATCGGTCGGGTGTCGGGCCGTGAGTGTGTGATCGTCGCGAACGATGCGACGGTCAAGGGCGGTACGTACTACCCGATGACGGTGAAGAAGCACCTCCGCGCCCAGGAGGTGGCGCTGGAGAATCGTCTCCCCTGCCTGTACCTGGTGGATTCGGGTGGTGCGTTCCTGCCGATGCAGGACGAGGTCTTCCCGGACCGCGAGCACTTCGGGCGGATCTTCTACAACCAGGCGCGGATGTCGGGGGCGGGCATCCCGCAGATCGCGGCGGTCCTGGGCTCGTGCACGGCCGGTGGCGCGTATGTGCCGGCGATGAGCGACGAGGCGGTGATCGTACGGAATCAGGGCACGATCTTCCTGGGTGGTCCGCCGCTGGTGAAGGCGGCGACCGGTGAGGTCGTGACGGCGGAGGAGCTGGGCGGTGGTGAGGTCCACTCGCGGATCTCCGGTGTCACCGACCACCTTGCCGAGGACGACGCCCACGCGCTGCGGATCGTCCGCAACATCGTGGCGACGCTTCCGGAGCGTGGGGCGCTGCCGTGGTCGGTGGAGCCGGTGGAGGAGCCGAAGGTCGATCCGTACGGGCTGTACGGGGCGGTGCCGGTGGATTCCCGTACTCCGTACGACGTGCGCGAGGTGATCGCGCGGGTCGTGGACGGATCGCGTTTCCAGGAGTTCAAGTCGGAGTACGGGCAGACGCTGGTCACGGGCTTCGCCCGGATCCACGGGCATCCGGTGGGGATCGTCGCCAACAACGGCATCCTGTTCGCCGAGTCCGCGCAGAAGGGCGCGCATTTCATCGAGTTGTGCGACCAGCGTGGGATTCCGCTGGTGTTCCTGCAGAACATCACCGGTTTCATGGTCGGCAAGGCGTATGAGCACGGTGGTATCGCCAAGCACGGCGCGAAGATGGTGACGGCGGTGGCCACCACCCGGGTGCCGAAGCTGACGGTCGTGGTCGGTGGTTCGTACGGTGCGGGCAACTACTCGATGTGCGGGCGGGCGTACTCGCCGCGCTTCCTGTGGATGTGGCCGAACGCGAAGATCTCGGTGATGGGCGGGGAGCAGGCCGCCTCGGTCCTGGCGACCGTCAAGCGCGACCAGCTCGGCGACGACTGGAGCGCGCAGGACGAGGAGGCGTTCAAGGCTCCGATCCGTGAGCAGTACGAGACCCAGGGCAGCGCTTACTACGCGACCGCGCGGCTGTGGGACGACGGGGTCATCGACCCGCTGGAGACCCGGCAGGTCCTCGGACTCGCGCTGACCGCCTGTGCCAACGCGCCGCTGGGAGACCCCCAGTTCGGCGTCTTCCGGATGTGA
- a CDS encoding aspartate aminotransferase family protein, with amino-acid sequence MRSHLLNDATAESYRRSVTEGVERVADKLAATRRPFTGVTPAELAPVIDAVDLDRPLGDSSAALDELESVYLRDAVYFHHPRYLGHLNCPVVIPAVLGEAVLSAVNSSLDTWDQSAGGTLIERKIVDWTCGRIGLGPAADGVFTSGGTQSNLQALLLAREEAKTTDLSRLRIFSSECSHFSVQKSATLLGLGQDAVVSIPVDRNKRMQSVVLAAELAACRAEGLVPMAIVATAGTTDFGSIDPLPEIAALADEYGAWMHVDAAYGCGLLASPTRRHLLDGIERADSVTVDFHKSFFQPVSSSAILVRDGGTLRHATYHADYLNPARTVAERIPNQVDKSLQTTRRFDALKLWMTLRVMGADGVGQLFDEVCDLAAEGFALLAADPRYDVVVEPQISTLVYRYIPENVTSPEDIDRANLHARKALFASGEAVVAGTKVDGRQYLKFTLLNPETTAADIAAVLDLIAGYAEQYLGETLVHA; translated from the coding sequence ATGCGCTCGCACCTGCTCAATGACGCCACGGCGGAGAGCTACCGCCGCTCCGTCACCGAAGGAGTCGAGCGGGTGGCGGACAAACTCGCCGCGACGCGACGTCCGTTCACCGGAGTGACCCCCGCCGAGCTCGCCCCCGTCATCGACGCCGTCGACCTCGACCGGCCGCTCGGCGACTCCTCCGCCGCGCTCGACGAGCTGGAGAGCGTCTACCTCCGCGACGCCGTCTACTTCCACCACCCCCGCTACCTGGGCCACCTCAACTGCCCGGTGGTCATCCCCGCCGTCCTCGGCGAGGCCGTCCTCTCGGCGGTCAACTCCTCGCTGGACACCTGGGACCAGAGCGCCGGCGGCACCCTGATCGAGCGCAAGATCGTCGACTGGACCTGCGGCCGCATCGGCCTCGGCCCGGCCGCCGACGGCGTGTTCACCAGCGGCGGTACGCAGTCCAACCTCCAGGCGCTGCTCCTCGCCCGCGAGGAGGCGAAGACCACCGACCTGTCGAGGCTCCGGATCTTCTCCTCCGAGTGCAGCCACTTCAGCGTCCAGAAGTCGGCCACCCTCCTCGGCCTCGGCCAGGACGCCGTCGTCTCCATACCGGTCGACCGGAACAAGCGGATGCAGTCCGTCGTCCTCGCCGCCGAGCTGGCGGCCTGCCGCGCCGAGGGCCTCGTCCCGATGGCGATCGTCGCCACCGCCGGCACCACCGACTTCGGCTCCATCGACCCGCTGCCCGAGATCGCCGCCCTGGCCGACGAGTACGGCGCCTGGATGCACGTGGACGCCGCCTACGGCTGCGGACTGCTCGCCTCCCCCACCCGCCGCCACCTCCTGGACGGCATCGAGCGGGCCGACTCGGTCACCGTCGACTTCCACAAGTCCTTCTTCCAGCCGGTGAGTTCCTCCGCCATCCTGGTCCGCGACGGCGGGACCCTGCGCCACGCGACGTACCACGCGGATTACCTGAACCCGGCTCGCACGGTCGCCGAGCGCATCCCCAACCAGGTCGACAAGTCCCTCCAGACCACCCGCCGCTTCGACGCGCTCAAGCTGTGGATGACGCTGCGCGTGATGGGCGCCGACGGGGTCGGGCAGCTCTTCGACGAGGTCTGCGACCTGGCCGCCGAGGGCTTCGCGCTGCTCGCCGCCGACCCGCGCTACGACGTCGTGGTCGAGCCGCAGATCTCCACCCTCGTCTACCGCTACATCCCGGAGAACGTCACGTCCCCCGAGGACATCGACCGGGCCAACCTGCACGCCCGCAAGGCCCTGTTCGCCTCCGGCGAGGCCGTCGTCGCCGGCACCAAGGTCGACGGCCGCCAGTACCTCAAGTTCACCCTGCTCAACCCCGAGACCACCGCGGCCGACATCGCCGCCGTCCTCGATCTGATCGCCGGCTACGCCGAGCAGTACCTGGGAGAGACCCTTGTCCACGCCTGA
- a CDS encoding siderophore-interacting protein produces MTNPETAPFQFFRLQVDRTRRLGPSLVRVTFTGDELKNFAAGGRDQSLSLFLPHPGQDAPVLPPLDNPDMYAILGAWRAMPDDERAVMRSYTVREQRTEPEHGENAVDIDFAIHEDGGPACRWASRATPGDRVVVLGPAVAENTGVRFQLPEDADSVLIWADETALPAASAILEWLPAETRAQVFLEVPYSGDRTELATRADATVTWLVREEGAPSAVEAVRGVELPGEAPYVWIAGESGAVKALRRHFVRDREIDRRRVTFVGYWRKGLSEDALREVPDETQEDA; encoded by the coding sequence ATGACGAACCCCGAGACCGCCCCCTTCCAGTTCTTCCGCCTCCAGGTGGACCGGACCCGGCGGCTCGGCCCGTCCCTGGTCCGCGTCACCTTCACCGGCGACGAGCTGAAGAACTTCGCCGCCGGCGGCCGCGACCAGTCACTCTCCCTCTTCCTGCCGCACCCCGGCCAGGACGCGCCGGTCCTGCCGCCGCTCGACAACCCGGACATGTACGCGATCCTCGGCGCCTGGCGCGCGATGCCCGACGACGAGCGGGCCGTGATGCGTTCGTACACCGTCCGCGAGCAGCGCACCGAGCCGGAGCACGGCGAGAACGCCGTCGACATCGACTTCGCGATCCACGAGGACGGCGGCCCCGCCTGCCGTTGGGCCTCGCGCGCCACCCCGGGTGACCGCGTGGTCGTCCTCGGCCCGGCGGTCGCCGAGAACACCGGCGTCCGCTTCCAGCTGCCCGAGGACGCCGACTCGGTCCTGATCTGGGCGGACGAGACGGCCCTGCCGGCCGCCTCGGCGATCCTGGAGTGGCTGCCGGCCGAGACCCGCGCCCAGGTGTTCCTGGAGGTGCCGTACTCCGGCGACCGTACGGAGCTCGCGACGCGGGCGGACGCGACCGTCACCTGGCTCGTACGCGAAGAGGGGGCGCCGTCCGCCGTGGAGGCGGTGCGCGGCGTCGAGCTGCCCGGGGAGGCCCCGTACGTCTGGATCGCGGGCGAGTCGGGCGCGGTGAAGGCGCTGCGTCGGCACTTCGTCCGGGACCGTGAAATCGACCGGCGCCGGGTGACGTTCGTCGGCTACTGGCGCAAGGGTCTGTCCGAGGACGCGCTGCGCGAGGTCCCGGACGAGACGCAGGAAGACGCGTAG
- a CDS encoding GNAT family N-acetyltransferase produces MTVRFRPLDPLKDAELLHAWVTHPKAAFWMMQDATLEDVVREYTAFAAHPHHEAFIGLVDGTPAILMERYDPAHLELVGLYEPQPGDVGMHFLVAPTDTPVHGFTRKVITAVMTELFADPATARVVVEPDVSNKAVHALNEAVGFVPEREIQKPEKKALLSFCTREQFEAAVGAAV; encoded by the coding sequence ATGACCGTCCGCTTCCGCCCGCTCGATCCCCTCAAGGACGCGGAGCTGCTCCACGCCTGGGTCACCCACCCCAAGGCCGCCTTCTGGATGATGCAGGACGCGACCCTGGAGGACGTCGTGCGCGAGTACACGGCGTTCGCCGCGCACCCGCACCACGAGGCGTTCATCGGCCTGGTCGACGGAACGCCCGCGATCCTCATGGAGCGCTACGACCCCGCCCACCTGGAACTGGTCGGGCTCTACGAGCCGCAGCCGGGTGACGTCGGCATGCACTTCCTCGTCGCGCCCACCGACACCCCCGTGCACGGCTTCACCCGCAAGGTGATCACCGCCGTGATGACGGAGCTGTTCGCCGACCCGGCGACCGCGCGCGTGGTCGTCGAGCCGGACGTGTCCAACAAGGCCGTCCACGCGCTCAACGAGGCCGTCGGCTTCGTGCCGGAGCGGGAGATCCAGAAGCCGGAGAAGAAGGCGCTCCTTAGCTTCTGCACCCGGGAGCAGTTCGAGGCCGCCGTGGGAGCCGCCGTATGA